One Scyliorhinus canicula chromosome 12, sScyCan1.1, whole genome shotgun sequence genomic region harbors:
- the LOC119974358 gene encoding uncharacterized PPE family protein PPE16-like translates to MENIGMENIGMENIGMVNIGMENIGMENIGMENIGMVNIGMENIGMENIGMANIGMENIGMENIGMENIGMENIGMENIGMENIGMENIGMENIGMENIGMENIGMENIGMENIGMENFGMENIGMENIGMENIGMENIGMENIGMENIGMENIGMENIGMENIGMENIGMENIGMENIGMENIGMESIGMESIGMESIGMESIGMENIGMENIGMENIDMENIGMVNIGMENIGMVNIGTENIGMENIGMVNIGMENIGMENIGMVNIGMENIGMVNIGTENIGMVNIGMENIGMVNIGTENIVMENIGMVNIGMVNIGTENIGMENIGMVNIGMENIGMENIGMVNIGMENIGMVNIGMENIGMENIGMVNIGMENIGMVNIGMENIASNFTKPSNYSTVNKGSG, encoded by the coding sequence ATGGAGAACATTGGCATGGAGAATATTGGCATGGAGAACATTGGCATGGTGAATATTGGCATGGAGAATATTGGCATGGAGAATATTGGCATGGAGAACATTGGCATGGTGAATATTGGCATGGAGAATATTGGCATGGAGAATATTGGCATGGCGAATATTGGCATGGAGAACATTGGCATGGAGAATATTGGCATGGAGAATATTGGCATGGAGAATATTGGCATGGAGAATATTGGCATGGAGAACATTGGCATGGAGAACATTGGCATGGAGAATATTGGCATGGAGAATATTGGCATGGAGAATATTGGCATGGAGAATATTGGCATGGAGAACATTGGCATGGAGAACTTTGGCATGGAGAATATTGGCATGGAGAACATTGGCATGGAGAATATTGGCATGGAGAATATTGGCATGGAGAACATTGGCATGGAGAATATTGGCATGGAGAATATTGGCATGGAGAATATTGGCATGGAGAATATTGGCATGGAGAACATTGGCATGGAGAATATTGGCATGGAGAATATTGGCATGGAGAATATTGGCATGGAGAGCATTGGCATGGAGAGCATTGGCATGGAGAGCATTGGCATGGAGAGCATTGGCATGGAGAACATTGGCATGGAGAATATTGGCATGGAGAATATTGACATGGAGAACATTGGCATGGTGAATATTGGCATGGAGAATATTGGCATGGTGAATATTGGCACGGAGAATATTGGCATGGAGAACATTGGCATGGTGAATATTGGCATGGAGAATATTGGCATGGAGAATATTGGCATGGTGAATATTGGCATGGAGAATATTGGCATGGTGAATATTGGCACGGAGAATATTGGCATGGTGAATATTGGCATGGAGAATATTGGCATGGTGAATATTGGCACGGAGAAtattgtcatggagaacattggcaTGGTGAATATTGGCATGGTGAATATTGGCACGGAGAATATTGGCATGGAGAACATTGGCATGGTGAATATTGGCATGGAGAATATTGGCATGGAGAATATTGGCATGGTGAATATTGGCATGGAGAACATTGGCATGGTGAATATTGGCATGGAGAACATTGGCATGGAGAATATTGGCATGGTGAATATTGGCATGGAGAACATTGGCATGGTGAACATTGGCATGGAGAACATTGCATCAAATTTCACGAAACCTTCCAACTATTCCACTGTCAACAAAGGCAGTGGCTGA